The proteins below come from a single Aegilops tauschii subsp. strangulata cultivar AL8/78 chromosome 6, Aet v6.0, whole genome shotgun sequence genomic window:
- the LOC109740821 gene encoding indole-2-monooxygenase, which translates to MHIFVTMAAQLVAALSSPQALSLYLLLVPLLLLYYSATTRTRRAIEQAAPAGHAEERPLPSPPTKLPLVGHLHLIGTDPHVSLAALTAQHGDGGLLLLHLGQVPNLVVTTPGAAEAVLRTHDHVFASRPQNAFADALLDGSDIAFAPYGEFWRQLRRLVTTHLLSARKVLSLRAGREEEARLAMAKIGDAAAAGAAVDVSTLLATFTNDIACRAVSGKFFREEGRNELFREVIDGNVAAFGGFNPQDYFPSLAKVDALARVLFPKMTRLRKRWDGLLDRIIDDHASKAASLQQEEDEEADFVDVLLARQHEYGLTRQHIKAILVDMFVAGTDTSYVVLEFAMAELMRKPHLMAKLQAEVRDKTPKGQPMVMEDDLGGMPYLKAVLKETLRLHPPLPLLLPHFSMDRCIINGCTVPAETRVIINVWAIGRDPGSWEDAEEFIPERFEDVASPDYKGRDFGILPFGAGRRICPGINFGMASVEIMLANLAYCFDWELLGGMQHKDLDMSEVFGMTIHRKEKLFLVPTTRDVNHE; encoded by the exons ATGCACATCTTTGTCACCATGGCGGCTCAGCTAGTGGCAGCACTCTCATCTCCACAAGCACTATCGCTCTATCTCCTGCTcgtccctctcctcctcctctacTACTCGGCAACAACAAGAACGAGACGGGCCATCGAGCAAGCTGCGCCGGCAGGCCATGCCGAAGAGCGCCCGCTTCCTTCGCCTCCGACCAAGCTCCCTCTCGTCGGCCACCTCCACCTCATCGGCACCGACCCCCACGTCTCCCTCGCGGCGCTCACCGCCCAGCACGGCGACGGCGGGCTCCTGCTCCTTCACCTGGGCCAGGTGCCCAACCTCGTGGTCACCACCCCGGGCGCCGCGGAGGCGGTCCTGCGCACGCACGACCACGTCTTCGCGTCGCGCCCGCAGAACGCGTTCGCCGACGCGCTCCTCGACGGCTCCGACATCGCCTTCGCCCCCTACGGCGAGTTCTGGCGCCAGCTGAGGCGGCTGGTCACCACGCACCTGCTCAGCGCCAGGAAGGTGCTCTCGCTCCGCGCCGGCCGCGAGGAAGAGGCGCGCCTGGCCATGGCCAAGATCGGCGACGCCGCGGCCGCCGGTGCCGCTGTGGACGTGTCCACGCTGCTCGCCACCTTCACCAACGACATCGCGTGCCGCGCCGTGTCGGGCAAGTTCTTCCGGGAGGAAGGGCGGAACGAGCTGTTCCGGGAGGTGATCGACGGCAACGTCGCCGCGTTTGGCGGGTTCAACCCGCAGGATTACTTCCCGAGCCTGGCCAAGGTGGACGCTCTGGCGCGGGTGCTGTTCCCCAAGATGACTCGGCTGAGGAAGAGGTGGGACGGGCTGCTCGACAGGATCATCGACGACCATGCCAGCAAAGCTGCATCGCTGCAGCAAGAAGAAGATGAGGAGGCAGACTTCGTGGATGTTCTCCTCGCTCGTCAACACGAGTACGGTCTCACTAGGCAGCATATCAAGGCCATTTTGGTG GACATGTTTGTAGCTGGGACAGACACGTCATACGTAGTCCTAGAGTTCGCCATGGCGGAGCTCATGCGAAAGCCACACCTCATGGCCAAACTCCAAGCCGAGGTGAGGGACAAGACACCCAAGGGCCAACCAATGGTCATGGAGGACGACTTGGGCGGCATGCCCTACCTAAAGGCTGTCTTGAAGGAGACGCTGCGGCTACACCCGCCATTGCCCCTCCTCCTCCCGCACTTCTCCATGGACAGGTGCATCATCAACGGCTGCACGGTCCCCGCAGAAACCCGCGTCATAATCAATGTGTGGGCTATCGGCAGAGACCCTGGGTCGTGGGAGGATGCGGAGGAGTTCATCCCTGAGAGATTCGAGGACGTCGCGTCCCCCGATTACAAGGGGAGGGATTTCGGGATCCTGCCGTTTGGAGCCGGGCGAAGGATATGTCCCGGGATAAACTTTGGCATGGCGTCCGTGGAGATTATGCTCGCCAACCTTGCCTATTGCTTTGATTGGGAGCTCCTGGGTGGAATGCAGCATAAGGACCTTGATATGTCAGAGGTGTTTGGAATGACGATACACCGGAAGGAGAAGCTATTTCTAGTCCCAACAACACGAGATGTTAATCATGAATAA